From Dromaius novaehollandiae isolate bDroNov1 chromosome 15, bDroNov1.hap1, whole genome shotgun sequence, a single genomic window includes:
- the IRF1 gene encoding interferon regulatory factor 1 isoform X2 translates to MPVSRMRMRPWLEMQINSNQIPGLIWINKDKMMFQIPWKHAAKHGWDMEKDACLFRSWAIHTGRYKIGEKDPDPKTWKANFRCAMNSLPDIEEVKDKSINKGSSAVRVYRMLPPLTKDQKKERKSKSSREARNKSKRKSYEDVRTEESVERLASATLPDDHSGYTVHGYAGQEAEGESASITLDLSPCEVSCSLTDWRTPMEIAMADSTNDLYPFQVSPLASSSEVTDEDEDEMKSEIFKLLEPVAEWHTTSVGGKGYLTNEPSSQSTCGTYGYKEQDAEVDTTSGELEFRFFDQKSSLDFSWLETVRPPMQAISCGL, encoded by the exons ATGCCGGTGTCACGAATGCGCATGAGGCCCTGGCTGGAGATGCAGATTAATTCCAATCAAATACCAGGGCTGATATGGATCAACAAG GATAAGATGATGTTTCAGATCCCCTGGAAGCACGCGGCTAAGCACGGCTGGGACATGGAGAAGGATGCCTGCCTCTTCCGGAGCTGGGCCATTCACACAG GAAGATACAAGATAGGTGAGAAGGACCCTGACCCCAAGACCTGGAAGGCGAATTTCCGCTGCGCGATGAACTCGCTGCCCGACATCGAAGAAGTGAAGGACAAGAGCATCAACAAGGGCTCCAGCGCCGTCAGGGTGTACCGAATGCTGCCGCCCCTGACGAAGGATCAGAAGAAAG AGAGGAAGTCAAAGtcatcaagagaagcaagaaacaagagcaaaagaAAG TCGTACGAAGACGTGAGGACGGAGGAGTCGGTAGAAAGACTCGCCAGCGCTACGCTACCGGACGACCACAGCGGTTACACGGTGCACGGCTACGCGGGCCAGGAAGCGGAGGGGGAGAGCGCGTCCATCACCTTGG ACCTCTCGCCCTGCGAGGTGAGCTGCTCCCTGACCGACTGGAGGACGCCCATGGAAATCGCCATGGCCGACAGCACCAACGACCTCTACCCCTTCCAGGTGTCCCCCCTGGCCTCGTCCTCGGAAG TCACAGACGAAGATGAAGACGAAATGAAATCGGAGATTTTTAAG CTGCTGGAGCCGGTGGCGGAGTGGCACACGACCAGCGTCGGGGGGAAAGGCTACCTCACCAACGAGCCCAGCTCGCAGAGCACCTGCGGCACCTACGGCTACAAGGAGCAGGACGCCGAGGTCGACACCACGTCAG gagaACTAGAGTTCCGCTTCTTCGACCAGAAAAGCAGCCTGGACTTCTCCTGGCTGGAGACGGTCAGGCCCCCCATGCAGGCCATCTCCTGCGGCTTGTAG
- the IRF1 gene encoding interferon regulatory factor 1 isoform X1 codes for MPVSRMRMRPWLEMQINSNQIPGLIWINKDKMMFQIPWKHAAKHGWDMEKDACLFRSWAIHTGRYKIGEKDPDPKTWKANFRCAMNSLPDIEEVKDKSINKGSSAVRVYRMLPPLTKDQKKERKSKSSREARNKSKRKSYEDVRTEESVERLASATLPDDHSGYTVHGYAGQEAEGESASITLDLSPCEVSCSLTDWRTPMEIAMADSTNDLYPFQVSPLASSSEAVTDEDEDEMKSEIFKLLEPVAEWHTTSVGGKGYLTNEPSSQSTCGTYGYKEQDAEVDTTSGELEFRFFDQKSSLDFSWLETVRPPMQAISCGL; via the exons ATGCCGGTGTCACGAATGCGCATGAGGCCCTGGCTGGAGATGCAGATTAATTCCAATCAAATACCAGGGCTGATATGGATCAACAAG GATAAGATGATGTTTCAGATCCCCTGGAAGCACGCGGCTAAGCACGGCTGGGACATGGAGAAGGATGCCTGCCTCTTCCGGAGCTGGGCCATTCACACAG GAAGATACAAGATAGGTGAGAAGGACCCTGACCCCAAGACCTGGAAGGCGAATTTCCGCTGCGCGATGAACTCGCTGCCCGACATCGAAGAAGTGAAGGACAAGAGCATCAACAAGGGCTCCAGCGCCGTCAGGGTGTACCGAATGCTGCCGCCCCTGACGAAGGATCAGAAGAAAG AGAGGAAGTCAAAGtcatcaagagaagcaagaaacaagagcaaaagaAAG TCGTACGAAGACGTGAGGACGGAGGAGTCGGTAGAAAGACTCGCCAGCGCTACGCTACCGGACGACCACAGCGGTTACACGGTGCACGGCTACGCGGGCCAGGAAGCGGAGGGGGAGAGCGCGTCCATCACCTTGG ACCTCTCGCCCTGCGAGGTGAGCTGCTCCCTGACCGACTGGAGGACGCCCATGGAAATCGCCATGGCCGACAGCACCAACGACCTCTACCCCTTCCAGGTGTCCCCCCTGGCCTCGTCCTCGGAAG CAGTCACAGACGAAGATGAAGACGAAATGAAATCGGAGATTTTTAAG CTGCTGGAGCCGGTGGCGGAGTGGCACACGACCAGCGTCGGGGGGAAAGGCTACCTCACCAACGAGCCCAGCTCGCAGAGCACCTGCGGCACCTACGGCTACAAGGAGCAGGACGCCGAGGTCGACACCACGTCAG gagaACTAGAGTTCCGCTTCTTCGACCAGAAAAGCAGCCTGGACTTCTCCTGGCTGGAGACGGTCAGGCCCCCCATGCAGGCCATCTCCTGCGGCTTGTAG